The Kordia sp. SMS9 DNA window CAAACACCTCTGGAAAAATTCCCTTTCTTTTGTTGACGCCTGTGCTGAACTTGATTCAGTATTCTTTGGGAAGGCAAAGAAAACGAAAATAAAAAACTGAAAATTGAGCTATGAAACAAATGATTACTTTGAGTATTTCAATTTTTCTTTGAAAGAATTAAATTTATATTAAATGAAAAACATTCTTTACATACTAACTTTTCTAGGTGTCGCTTTCGCGAATAGCCAAACCGCACTCGACAGTCTCTTGCAAAAAGAAAACAAAGCATCTGTTCCCTACATCACGGTTTCAGAATTGCTTCAAAAGGAAAACATCGTTCTCTTAGACAGTCGCGAAAAAGTAGAATATGAAACCAGCCATATTGAAAATGCGGTGTGTGTTGGCTATGATAAATTCAAACTGAAAAAAGTAAAAAAACTATTGCCTAAAGATAAAAACACGCCAATTGTTGTTTATTGTTCTTTGGGAATTCGCTCAGAAGATGTTGGCGAAAAACTACAAAAAGCAGGCTACAAAAACGTGTACAATCTTTATGGGGGTATTTTTGAATGGAAAAATCAAGATCAGACTGTGGTAGACAACAAAGGAGAAACGACCGAAAACATACACA harbors:
- a CDS encoding rhodanese-like domain-containing protein, whose protein sequence is MKNILYILTFLGVAFANSQTALDSLLQKENKASVPYITVSELLQKENIVLLDSREKVEYETSHIENAVCVGYDKFKLKKVKKLLPKDKNTPIVVYCSLGIRSEDVGEKLQKAGYKNVYNLYGGIFEWKNQDQTVVDNKGETTENIHTFNEDWSIWLKKGVKIFDKKKSNKDKS